One Eisenibacter elegans DSM 3317 genomic window, ATCGATGGCCAACATTGGACAGCTTTGACAACCTTCTCTTTACAAGATTTTTCGTATAAAAGCTCTCACCAAAACACCCCGCTCAGTGTTGCTCTCGACGATTTTGAGGCCATCCTCAACCAACCTTGCGAGCGTTTGTACCTGAGAGCTTCTACCCGAAATGCCCAAGGGCAAGAACAACTCCTACACAACTCATCGCTAGCCGCACAAGAGTTGAGCGCTTTGCGTGAGCTGGTAAAAGATGTGCGTTAGGGAGAGGGCTACAAATTCAGTTCCTTCGCAACACGCAGCAGGTCTATGGTACGGTTGAGGTTAAACTTACGCAAGATACTGCTGCGGTGGTTATCTACCGTACGGGGGCTTACCTCCAATATTCGGGCAATATCCTTGGTAGAGTGACCCTCCACAATATATTTCATAATCTCCAGTTCGCGGGTGGTGAGGTGTACATTATGGCTGTTGATAGCAGCCTTGTAGTTGAGCATCATATCTGTGGCTGCTTGCGAGAAATACCGGTGGCCTTTGAAGATGCGCTCCAAGCCCGAAATGAGTTCATCTACGCCACCATCTTTTTGAAAATATCCATCCACCCCGGCTTCTACGGCTTTATTGACATAAAAACCC contains:
- a CDS encoding response regulator transcription factor: MTHTTAPPYRIIWLEDHRLIRDALREQFAKNNITLVADGPFTAWEELEQVVKQNLPIDLVIFDINLPDNTNGVDLAVQLKAHYSHIKTAILTMHNEGFYVNKAVEAGVDGYFQKDGGVDELISGLERIFKGHRYFSQAATDMMLNYKAAINSHNVHLTTRELEIMKYIVEGHSTKDIARILEVSPRTVDNHRSSILRKFNLNRTIDLLRVAKELNL